In the Candidatus Poribacteria bacterium genome, one interval contains:
- a CDS encoding sulfatase-like hydrolase/transferase, which produces MNERPNILFINTDQHSWDAISAYGNPYLRTPNIDELHRNGTSFRRSFCTDPVCAAARSSWATGLYTSETGVPFNGGYLHPEIPDLGQCLNAGGYRTFHCGKWHVPGRNVRESFQTLYYGKTDIGAGGAAYYDSASTHAVADFLTNYDSDEPFYLQIGYVDPHDVCEYLHNHEEKRIPNPLEQGTVSEDGLPPLPENFDYDERETVLHRVCRRVDDALIHAAILKGVRNWDELHWRYLRWNYYRFIEKVDAEIGRVLALLRETSLHHNTLIIFSADHGEACGSHQMFQKFTLYEESVRVPFIVACLGDGISIEKDRFDEGHFVSGVDLFPTVCDYAGIDVPEGIQGVSVRPLAQAKDVPWRDCAYIESNYWGRAIVTKEYKYVTEYRPKAVEDFSPPGPDAEQLGLSQLFDRHDDPGETKNLAEDAAYSEVVNTCRDKLLAQEAQLHRQQIVHPSPKRVISNWGERLRAYWEHGR; this is translated from the coding sequence ATGAACGAACGTCCCAACATTCTCTTTATTAACACCGACCAGCACTCATGGGATGCGATCTCGGCTTACGGAAACCCGTATCTGCGTACGCCTAATATTGATGAACTGCATCGAAATGGAACCTCTTTTCGCAGGTCATTCTGCACGGATCCAGTGTGTGCCGCTGCCCGCTCGAGTTGGGCGACAGGTTTGTACACCTCTGAAACAGGTGTGCCTTTTAACGGTGGGTATTTGCACCCAGAAATTCCTGATCTTGGGCAGTGCCTCAACGCAGGCGGCTATAGAACATTCCATTGTGGCAAATGGCATGTTCCTGGGCGAAATGTTCGTGAGAGTTTTCAAACGCTTTATTACGGGAAAACCGATATTGGGGCAGGCGGTGCAGCATACTACGATTCAGCATCTACGCATGCGGTTGCTGATTTCTTGACAAATTACGATAGCGATGAACCGTTTTACCTCCAGATCGGGTACGTTGATCCACACGATGTATGCGAATATTTGCACAATCATGAGGAAAAACGTATCCCAAATCCTCTGGAACAGGGAACTGTTTCGGAAGACGGTTTGCCACCACTCCCTGAAAACTTCGACTATGATGAACGGGAGACAGTGCTACACCGCGTCTGCCGAAGGGTTGACGACGCGCTTATCCACGCCGCTATCCTTAAAGGGGTCCGTAATTGGGATGAACTTCACTGGCGTTACTTGAGATGGAACTATTACAGATTCATTGAAAAGGTTGATGCAGAGATCGGAAGAGTGCTCGCACTACTGCGCGAGACCTCTTTACACCATAACACACTCATCATTTTTAGCGCGGACCACGGCGAAGCGTGTGGAAGTCACCAGATGTTCCAGAAGTTCACGCTCTACGAGGAGAGTGTGAGAGTGCCATTCATCGTGGCGTGTTTGGGGGATGGGATTTCTATAGAGAAAGATCGGTTTGATGAAGGGCATTTCGTCTCTGGTGTAGACCTATTCCCGACCGTCTGTGATTACGCCGGTATTGACGTACCCGAAGGGATACAAGGCGTGAGTGTTCGTCCACTTGCTCAAGCGAAAGATGTCCCTTGGCGGGATTGCGCTTACATAGAGAGTAACTATTGGGGACGGGCAATCGTTACTAAGGAGTATAAATACGTTACAGAATACAGACCGAAAGCGGTGGAGGATTTCTCACCACCCGGACCGGATGCCGAACAACTTGGGCTTTCGCAGCTATTTGATCGACATGATGACCCGGGTGAGACAAAAAACCTTGCAGAAGACGCAGCCTATAGCGAGGTCGTGAACACGTGCCGAGATAAACTACTCGCTCAAGAGGCTCAACTCCATCGCCAGCAAATTGTGCATCCAAGCCCGAAACGCGTCATATCAAATTGGGGGGAGCGGTTACGGGCATATTGGGAGCACGGTAGATAG
- a CDS encoding phytanoyl-CoA dioxygenase family protein, translating into MAETVFLGDHELTFPGPHLGVLRDCNAVLDSAEGLHQQIAEDGYLLVRGLIDKEKVIAGRRAILEYANGNGKDEVFKSGTDIMDALAGEGSPGRTMGTPAVTHHPDVQSVLEGDELFKFFRTFFGGDTRTFDYKWLRFVRPDGWSGPHFDFVYMGRGSKQLHTCWVPFGDVPATMGTLTVLVGSHNLPSFAPIRDTYGKTDVDRDGTPGHFGNVPMEISDKYGGEWQTADFEMGDVIIFTMHTMHTSTKNLSDRWRVSCDIRFQPAAHPIDERWVGKNPISHTGSQKISFEEAKKEWGLE; encoded by the coding sequence ATGGCAGAAACTGTTTTTTTAGGAGACCATGAATTGACCTTTCCCGGCCCACATCTCGGTGTGCTTCGGGATTGTAACGCCGTGCTTGACTCAGCAGAAGGCTTGCACCAGCAAATAGCAGAGGACGGGTATCTACTCGTTCGTGGCTTAATTGACAAGGAAAAAGTTATCGCAGGGCGTCGGGCTATCTTGGAATACGCCAATGGCAACGGAAAAGACGAAGTTTTTAAATCTGGCACCGACATCATGGACGCACTCGCTGGTGAAGGGAGTCCCGGACGAACGATGGGCACGCCTGCCGTCACACACCATCCAGATGTCCAATCTGTTTTGGAAGGCGACGAACTCTTCAAGTTCTTCCGCACTTTCTTTGGTGGCGATACCCGCACGTTTGATTACAAATGGCTACGGTTCGTCCGCCCTGATGGCTGGTCGGGACCGCATTTCGATTTCGTCTATATGGGGAGAGGTTCAAAGCAGCTACACACCTGTTGGGTCCCGTTTGGCGATGTACCTGCGACGATGGGAACACTGACGGTGCTTGTCGGGTCACATAACCTTCCAAGCTTTGCACCGATTCGGGATACCTACGGCAAAACGGATGTTGACAGAGACGGTACCCCTGGACATTTCGGAAACGTTCCGATGGAGATTAGCGATAAATACGGCGGCGAATGGCAGACAGCCGATTTTGAGATGGGGGATGTCATTATTTTCACAATGCACACGATGCACACCTCTACCAAGAATCTCTCCGATAGGTGGCGCGTCAGTTGTGACATCCGTTTCCAACCCGCAGCGCATCCAATTGATGAGCGATGGGTCGGCAAGAACCCGATCTCTCACACAGGAAGCCAAAAGATTTCGTTTGAAGAAGCAAAGAAGGAGTGGGGATTGGAGTAA
- the nfi gene encoding deoxyribonuclease V (cleaves DNA at apurinic or apyrimidinic sites) — protein MKYHALHSWDVSSEEARQIQNRLRTQVVTTDRFGTINTVAGVDIGLKKDIARASVVVLSFPELQVVDSVVTESPVRFPYIPGLLSFREIPPLLTAFSQLQTEPDLVIVDGQGIAHPRRFGLASHLGLVLDKPTIGCAKSRLWGRYEEPDSEQGAYTYLTDKDEVIGAAVRTRTNVRVVYVSIGHRISLDSARTWTLACCQGYRLPETTRHAHNAASGKIPKIRK, from the coding sequence TCACGCTCTCCATTCGTGGGATGTTTCATCTGAAGAGGCACGGCAAATTCAAAACAGGCTTCGCACGCAGGTGGTTACAACAGACCGGTTTGGGACAATCAACACCGTTGCTGGCGTAGATATCGGGTTGAAAAAGGACATCGCACGTGCATCCGTGGTAGTCCTCAGTTTTCCCGAACTACAGGTGGTAGATAGCGTGGTTACAGAGAGCCCTGTTCGTTTTCCTTATATACCGGGGTTGCTGTCCTTCCGAGAAATCCCACCACTGTTGACAGCGTTTTCGCAGTTACAAACGGAACCAGATCTGGTGATAGTAGATGGACAGGGCATCGCACACCCAAGACGATTCGGACTCGCATCGCATTTAGGGTTGGTCTTGGATAAACCGACGATCGGTTGTGCAAAATCTCGACTCTGGGGACGATACGAAGAACCCGATTCAGAACAGGGTGCTTACACGTACCTCACAGACAAGGACGAGGTGATTGGTGCCGCGGTCCGCACACGTACAAACGTTCGGGTGGTCTACGTATCAATAGGACACCGAATCTCCTTGGATTCAGCACGTACATGGACACTGGCGTGCTGCCAAGGATATCGCCTGCCTGAGACGACCCGTCATGCACACAACGCTGCATCCGGCAAAATCCCCAAAATACGTAAATGA
- a CDS encoding Fic family protein, translated as MPQFNPNLPWNDLPELPPAVDLESRDILKACISAMTELARANALVKQLPSEEVLINTLPLQEARRSSEIENIVTTNDDLYRAMASDRNQVDSNTKEVLRYREALWDGVNHIREGSTLDIQLFEQICSRILDEEMKVRNGAVVIENRATQKLIYRPPTGYGNLIRLLINLGRFINDRDDGFQPLVKMAIMHYQFEAIHPFMDGNGRTGRILNILYLVHQGLLDVPILYLSRFFIQNRDEYYRYLREVTENGNWQQWILYILKAVEQTSRDTADKIEAINRLINNVITTARDKTKAVEREGFVDLLFKWPYCKISIVEEELRCSRLTATKYLNEVTALGLLERLRFGREYYYINKNLIDLLSIDTVEESLRR; from the coding sequence ATGCCTCAATTCAATCCAAATCTTCCATGGAACGATCTTCCTGAACTTCCGCCCGCTGTAGACCTTGAATCGCGTGACATTCTCAAAGCGTGCATATCGGCAATGACTGAGCTTGCGAGGGCAAATGCCTTGGTGAAGCAACTGCCAAGCGAAGAAGTTCTGATAAATACACTACCCCTTCAGGAAGCACGTAGGAGCTCGGAAATCGAAAACATCGTTACAACGAACGATGATCTGTACCGAGCAATGGCATCTGACAGAAATCAGGTTGACTCCAACACCAAAGAAGTACTACGCTACCGCGAGGCATTGTGGGATGGTGTCAATCACATCCGAGAAGGCTCAACTCTGGACATACAACTCTTTGAGCAGATCTGCTCGCGTATTCTTGACGAGGAAATGAAAGTGCGTAACGGCGCAGTAGTGATTGAAAACCGAGCGACACAAAAGCTCATTTACAGACCCCCAACTGGATATGGAAACCTTATCAGACTGTTAATTAATCTTGGGCGATTTATTAACGATAGGGATGATGGATTCCAACCGCTTGTCAAAATGGCCATAATGCACTACCAGTTTGAGGCAATACACCCATTCATGGATGGCAATGGTCGAACAGGGCGCATACTCAACATCCTTTATTTAGTACATCAAGGACTGCTTGATGTACCGATACTTTACCTCAGCCGTTTCTTTATCCAAAATCGGGATGAGTATTATCGCTATCTTCGTGAAGTCACGGAAAACGGAAATTGGCAACAATGGATTCTCTATATCTTGAAAGCAGTGGAACAGACCTCGCGAGACACTGCAGACAAAATAGAGGCAATTAATCGCCTTATCAACAACGTCATTACAACGGCGCGGGACAAAACGAAAGCCGTTGAGCGCGAAGGATTTGTTGATTTGCTCTTCAAGTGGCCTTACTGCAAGATTAGTATTGTTGAGGAAGAATTGAGATGTAGTCGCCTTACAGCCACAAAATATTTGAATGAAGTAACAGCACTTGGATTGCTGGAGCGTTTGCGGTTTGGCCGAGAGTACTACTATATTAACAAGAATCTTATCGACTTGCTGTCAATTGATACCGTTGAGGAATCTCTAAGAAGATAA
- a CDS encoding aminotransferase class I/II-fold pyridoxal phosphate-dependent enzyme, with protein MNIFSKRLNRLPPYMFGKLKQITHERRQQGIDIIDLGMGNPNQATPQPIIDKLTEAAQELRNHRYSASRGIYNLRREVSWHYERRFGVDIDPNEETLAVIGTKEGLGHLALALIDNGDLAMVPNPTFPIHMYSIVLAGGSVVSIPLTEENDFIPSLTEITRDIWPRPKVLILSFPHNPTGAVVDLGFFEEIVAFAKRQEIVVIHDLAYADIVFDGYKAPSLLQAKGAKDVGVEFISLSKSYNMAGWRCGFAAGNREIIEALARIKGYYDYGIFAPIQVAAIMALRTPEDMVMENAAVYQKRRDVLVDSLNRIGWKVPKPQASMFVWAPIPEAWRHLNSLDFSMKLLNEAEVCVSPGAGFGHNGEGYIRIALVENEDRIRQAVRQIRRALFG; from the coding sequence ATGAATATATTTTCAAAACGCTTAAATCGGCTTCCGCCATACATGTTCGGTAAGCTCAAACAGATAACACATGAACGCCGACAGCAAGGGATAGATATTATTGATCTGGGAATGGGGAATCCGAATCAAGCGACCCCACAACCGATTATTGATAAACTAACGGAAGCGGCACAGGAACTTCGGAATCACCGTTATTCTGCTTCGCGCGGCATCTACAACCTACGGCGGGAAGTCAGTTGGCATTATGAACGCCGGTTCGGGGTTGACATCGATCCGAATGAAGAAACCCTCGCCGTCATCGGCACCAAAGAGGGACTTGGACACCTCGCTTTAGCCTTGATTGATAACGGAGACTTGGCGATGGTGCCGAATCCGACCTTTCCAATCCACATGTACAGTATTGTGCTTGCGGGTGGAAGCGTTGTGAGCATACCCTTGACAGAAGAGAACGATTTCATCCCCTCACTGACCGAAATCACGCGTGATATTTGGCCGAGACCCAAAGTGTTAATCTTAAGTTTCCCACATAATCCCACAGGGGCTGTCGTTGATCTTGGGTTCTTTGAGGAGATCGTTGCGTTCGCGAAACGCCAAGAGATCGTTGTTATCCACGATTTGGCTTACGCCGACATCGTTTTCGATGGCTACAAAGCACCGAGTCTTTTACAAGCAAAGGGCGCGAAGGATGTAGGTGTTGAATTTATCTCGCTGTCCAAATCCTACAATATGGCGGGATGGCGCTGCGGATTTGCCGCTGGAAATCGGGAGATTATCGAGGCACTCGCTCGGATTAAAGGCTACTACGATTACGGGATTTTTGCACCGATTCAGGTTGCTGCAATCATGGCACTGCGCACGCCAGAAGACATGGTGATGGAAAACGCTGCTGTCTATCAGAAACGCCGCGATGTACTTGTTGACAGTCTAAACCGGATTGGATGGAAGGTCCCGAAACCGCAGGCTTCTATGTTTGTTTGGGCACCTATTCCGGAAGCGTGGCGGCATCTGAATTCTCTGGACTTTTCGATGAAACTCCTGAACGAAGCAGAGGTCTGTGTTTCTCCCGGTGCCGGATTCGGACATAACGGCGAAGGCTATATCCGTATTGCGCTCGTAGAGAACGAGGATCGGATTCGTCAGGCGGTGCGTCAGATCCGACGAGCACTGTTCGGGTAA